Part of the bacterium genome, AAGTCATGTCTGAGTTTTATCAGCTTTTCAATGCTCTTCATGGCCGGGTTGATTTTTTTGAAATTGAAAAAAACAAAACTGCTGCGAGCATAATGCCCATAAAGTTAGCATCCAAACCAAACGGTACTGGGAAAGGTGGAGCCAGAGAAAATAGGATGGTTGTTCCACCACCTAAAATCATTGCCAGAGTTGCAGCTGTTGGATCTCTTCGGTTAAAAAATAAAGCGCCAATTAAAGGAATTAATAAACCAGAAACCATAAAACTATATGAATATAGCATGAGAGAAAGGACATTTTCAAAAATTCCAGCCAACAAAAGAGACAGTGCGCCAATGACTAAAGTTGCTATTTGAGAAAAACGCAAAGATTTTTTTTCATCTTTGGGTTTTACAAAGTCACTGACTACGCTACCAGAAGCAGCCATCAAACAACTATCGGCAGTGGATAGAATTGCTGAAAAATAAGCAGCCAAGACCAAGCCCATGAGGCCACTGGGTAGAACCGTTCTGAGTAACAAAGGCATGCCCAGTTCACTATCAATCATACTTCCAGCAGCAAAACCCAATTCTGTAAACATGCCTTGCGCGAGTGCAACGCGAGAATAAATGCCAAGTATAATACCCATAAAAGCCATGACAGGATACTCTAATAGCCCTGCAATATACCAGGCCCTTTTTGCTGTTTTAACATCTTTACATGCGTAAATTCTCTGATACAGGGTCATACCAACAAACCAAATAGGTGTGATAGTAAGGGCCCAGTTAACCAAGGTTTGCCAGCTTACATTGGTGAGGCTGAGGTGATTATTGGGTAGATGAGCGAATACAGCATCAAAGCCACCAATGGCATAGTGACTGACGGGGATGCCAATAAAAATAAGACCGGCCATTAAAATCATCCATTGGGCAGTGTCAGTATAAATGACAGCTTTAATGCCACCAATAGCTGTATAGACAATAGCTAAAGTGCCCATAAAAAATAAGGCCGTATTGATATCTAGGGATGGAAAAGTTGCAGAAGCTAATTTTGCACCGGCCAACAATTGAGAGGAAGTAAAACCAATATAACCTAAGGTGGTGATTAAAGCAGCAATCAAAGCCACTCGATTACCAAAAAAATGTTGGAAGATTTGTGGAAAAGTGTAGAACTTTTTGGTTTCTTCTAATTTTTTTACTTTAGGTATGAGGAAAACAGCTGCAATCCAAGCACCCACCAGGCCTGTAAACAGCATCCATGAACCGGACAAACCCATAGCAAAACCTAAGCCTCCCAAGCCAATTGAGAAGCCTCCACCAACATCGGTGGCAACAACTGAGAGACCTACATGAAAACTACTCATTTTACGACTACCAACATAATAATCATCCAAGCCTTCGTTTTTTCTCATGAAGAAAAAACCAACCCCCAACATGGTTACTAAATAAATAACTAATATAACTAGATCAATGACACCCATCGTTAAACTCCTATGTTTGTTTTACTTGCTTGAAAAAATTTAAATAAACATTAGCTGATTGTGGTCCATAACCCCCAGACGAACAATAGCAAAAAGGTACACTCAATTGCTCAATAAACTCATGTAAGCATGCATCTCTTTGCAACATTAACTCTAAACTAAGGTTTAGTTTTGATGCGCTATCTAGGGCATCATGTTCATAAGGATCTGCTCCTTGAACAATCAAGACAACATCAGGTTTTTTATATTTGGAAAGCATTTGAGACAGACCTTCTTTAAGTTTACCTAAGTACTGAGACTCTTCACCAGAGTAAATTGGAATGTCGATATTGCTTGCAACAAACCATGGGTCAGTTTCTGGATCTCCATGATCTAAAGGCCAACCATCACCCATGTGAATACTTAAGCTTATAATAGTACCATCGTGTTGGGTGATTTGTGCTGTTCCATCCCCTTTATGTGCATCAACATCGATGACCCACGCTGTTTGAATTCCCAATGTTGTTTGTGCCCAGCGCAGCGCAACTACGATATCATTGAGTATGCAAAATCCACGACCTCCAAAGTCCATGGCATGGTGAAAGCCTCCACCCAAATAATAAGTGCTACCGCTATTATCAATAGCATGTTTGAGACTGTACATCAGACCTTGTGTTTGACTAAGAGCTCTTGAAACTAGGGTTTCCAATGATAATTGTGCAGATTCTGGTTTATAACGATGATAACTGCCATCCTGTTTGATGAGTTCATAACAGGCTTTAACAAGGTCACTTTTTTGCGTCTCATTGCCATATAGAAGGTCAACATAACTTTGTTGATGAACACGCAAGACATCTTCAGGTTGAATGACAACTGAAAGATCATGCTCTAAATCATGTATTGAAGGGCTATGTTTTTTGTCTGTTTCTAAAATTTGGGCAATTCGTTGAAACTGAGGACCTTGAGATGGGATTTGAATACCAAATTGGTTTAAGTCTAGGTAATTGTTTTTGTGATAAAAGACATCCATTATGAGTTTAGAGGCTTTGACGCAATGATTTGAGTCATCAGTCAAATTCCATTAAAAAATTGTTTCTCATGAAACTATTGCCTTGTCAACTTTATGCAGTTCTATTAGCCTATATAAGTTTTGTTGCAGAGAGTAAGCAGTATTCATTATATAAATCTTAGGCTAATTATAGTAAGAATGAGCTTACTATGTATCTAACAATCAATAAGCTTTGTTAAATGAGCACAATAGTTTTTAAGGAGTTTTATGCAATCAATTAATCCGTTGAATGGTGACGCGATAAAAAGTTATGAAGAATTTTCAGATGAGAAGATAGAAGAAATTATAAATACTGGCCATGATCAATTTTTAAAGTGGAGAGAAGTAACTCTTGATCAACGCTGTCAGATGTTGTTTAAAGTCAAAGAACGTTTACTTGCAGATAAAAATAAATTGGCGCACTTGATGACTGATGAAATGGGCAAAACCATTGCTGAAGGTGAAGCTGAGATTGAAAAATGCGCCTGGGTTTGTGAGTATTATGCAAGTCGCGCCAAAGAATTTTTAAAACCGCTTACTGTAAAAACAGAGTTTAGCAGTAGTGAGGTCTACTTTTCTCCAATAGGGCTTGTGCTTGCAATTATGCCGTGGAATTATCCATTTTGGCAGGTATTTAGATTTGCTGTGCCTAATTTGGTTGCTGGAAATGTGGCTGTTCTTAAACATGCAAGTAACGTTAGCGGCTGTGCATTGGCAATTGAAAAAATTTTTAAAGAAGCAGGTTATGATGAAGGTTGTTTTAAAACACTGCTTGTAAGCAGTAAAAAAATTAAAAAAATTATTGAGAATCAAAAAGTTAGAGCTGTAACATTAACGGGCAGTACAAAAGCTGGAAAAGCTGTTGCAGAGCTGGCGGGTAAAAACTTAAAAAAAACAGTTCTTGAACTGGGAGGAAGTGATCCATATATTATTCTTAATGATGCAGACCTTGATCTTGCAGTAAAAAAGTCTACTGAAAGTCGTCTTCTCAATACTGGGCAAAGTTGTATTGCAGCCAAAAGGTTGATTGTGATGGCAGAGGTTTATGATGAATTTATGGCTAAACTTAAACAAGAAATGAGTCATAAAAAAATGGGCGATCCTAAAAAGCAAGACACTGATATAGGCCCAATGGCACGGTATGACTTAAGAGACGAGTTGCATAAACAAGTGCAAGAAAGTATTGAACAGGGTGCTCAATGTATACTGGGAGGCAAAATAGATTCATCCAATAAAGGCGCCTTTTATCCGCCCACTATTTTAACGGATGTTAAAAAAGGCATGACCGCCTACTCAGAAGAACTTTTTGGCCCCGTCATAACAGTGATTAAAGTGAATTCGGTTGATGAAGCAATTAACATAGCCAATGATTCAGCTTATGGTTTAGGCAGTGCTATTTTTTCTGAAAATATAGAAAGAGCTAAAACCATTGCCACACAAAAAATTGATGCAGGGGCTTGTTTTATCAATGACTTTGTAAAGTCAGATCCTAGACTACCTTTTGGTGGTGTAAAAGAAAGTGGTTATGGTCGGGAACTTTCTGAATTTGGGATTCGTGAATTTATGAATAAAAAAACTGTTTGTATAAAGTAATTCATAATACTTTATTATGACAACTGAAGTTACAATTGAGCTTGTCTCTAGTGACAACATAAGATGCGTTGATTAAAAACATAAGCCTTATACAATAGAAAAATAGATGGGTATTATGTCAGGGCTAAAAGAAAGGTCATATTTTTTACTATGTATAAAAAACTTTTGCCACTTTTAGGGATATTACTTATTGCATGTGGGAAGCCTTCAAAAAGTTTGCAAACAGGGGCACTAACTCTTCCAACCATTCAAGGACTAAAATATACAACAAGCACGGGTGATGAGGGGTTTACCAATGCTTCTGGTCAGTTTAAATACAATGAAGGTGATGAAATCAGTTTTTGGTTGGGTAAGGTTTTATTGGGGAAAATTAAAGCTAAAAAAAATGTATATTTATTAGGCGATATTGTACGTGCTTCTTACCCTACACAATTAATGTTGTCTCACTATGATGGTTCAACAAGTTTTCTTCAAGACCATAATCCTGAAATTCAAAAGTTGATGAACCTGGTTTTATGCTTATTAACCATTGATAATGATCAAGATTTTGTCAACGGTATAGTCATTGCAAAAGAAGTGCATGAAAAAATGAATGAGGCTGTGTTTGATTTAGACTTTTTAGATCGTTCAGATGATTTTATTATCCAGTTTAGAAAAGTTATGTTGCAAAGCAATTTACAAAAAGCACCGCGATCAAAGATAGAAGCTATAAGAGCTTTAATTAATGCTGAAATGTATCAGTTTGAGTTTTTAAGATTTTCATCAGCATTTTTTGATAACGATGGCGATGGACAAAATGATACAAAAGGTATTCCATTTTATAATGATTATGGAGATTTAAATGTAATACACCTTGATGAAGGTATTGATGATAATATTGATGAAATTAATACGACTGAATATGATGAAAGAGGTAATGAAACCTACAGTGATAGAGATCAAGATGGTGATGGAACACCTGAAAGTATATCCAATTCAAGTTATGATTTGGATAATAACTTAATATACAACGATGAAGACTATGATGGCGATGGAAATATCGATTATATCATGCATGCTGATTATGATGACTATGGCAATTTATTGCAAGTTGAATATGATTATGATGGAGATACAGTTACAGACCAAAGATCATTATTTAGTTATGATAGCTTAGGAAATAAAATTAAAAAAGAGCAGGACTTAGATGCTAACGGAAGTGTTGATATCATAGAAAATTATATTTACGATAACGATCTTTTAGTTAGGGTTGATTATGATTACAACGCAGATGAAATCGCTGACGAAAAATTATTTTATACTTATGATGAACATGGGAACCTTTTGCTTGAAGAAAGAGACTTTAATTTAGATGGTACAATGGATTCAAGAATCACAAAAGCCTATAATGTTTTTAATCAGCTTATAACAGCTTTTCATGATAACAATGCGGATGGAATATTTGAGAGCACATACACATATATATACAATAGCGAAAAATTACTCACTGAAATTCGAGATGACGACGACGCGAACGGCCAAGATGATGATATACGTAAATTCTATTATGATGACTATAGAAATATCATACGTGTTGAAAGAGATGCAGATGGTGATGGACAAAGTGATGCGATTAGCTATAGAACATATAATTCAAAAAACTTCCCGGTTACTATACAAATTGATGAAGATGCTGACAGCGACTTTGAAGAAATTATCAACTATGAATATGAGTTAACGGATAAATACCTTAAACTTCTTTTGGAAGATTAAAGGCTTCACCTAAAATGATGGTGTTCAATATTGAATGTCTAAGAAATGTAATGCATGTAAAGTCTTATAAGACTTTATAAGCTAGTATTTATGAGTTTATATAGAAGAGCAGATATACAGCAATAATTTTCTAAGCTGGGGTTCAATAAAATTAAAATAAAATTTATTTTCAACTGTGGTATAAGGAACTTCTTTATTTATGTATTTAAAATAACAACAGTGTTTTTTTAATACATAGGGTTAAAATAAAAAGTTACTATACTATGCAATGCAACAAAAATTAGGCCTATATTTTATTCTAAGTTTATTGCTTTTGTCTTGCCGTTCATCAAAAGAGTCTTTAAGCAATGTATGTAACGGAAAAGTCGTTATCAGTAGTGCTGCGCCAATTGATTTTTCGAAAAACGAAAAAAAAGTTTTATGTGGTGATCAAAGCGTTCAAGCGTGGAGTGATTTACCTTTAATTCAAACAGAAGTAACCCTTAAGAAAATTTTAAAAAATAGAAGCTTTTTTGATGTTCAAACATCCATCACAAACAATAAACTCTATGTAGCAACAGGTAGCTTGCATCATATTGAAAAAATTGAGTTTCACAATCCTCCAGATAAATTTGAAGATGAACGCTATATTGCTTGGCAGAATAAAACATTAACTTCTGAAAATTTAGATAAAATTGAAGTTTGGGTGATGCGCAGGTTAAAGTTTTTAGGCTATGCCTGTGCAAAAATAACACTTAAAGCTATTATTGAAACAAAAACACTCCATATATACATAGAGCCAGGTAAAAAATATCAGTTTCCAAAAATTACGTATGATGAAGGTATAGATCAATATTTAAAGCCTGGTGTGCTGCCTAGATTTTATGCTTTTAGACCCGGTGACCTATTTAATGGCGATTTATTAGAGCTTTCATCAAAAAGAACAGAGAATTCAGGCATAATCAATCATTCTTATTTTTTGACAGAGTGTCAAAATCAAGAGCTACAAATAATACAAAAAGTTAAACCAGGAGCCAATCGTTTATTTAAAGTAGGCGTAGGGGCAAGTACTGAAGAGCTGCCTATTGTTAAAGTTGGATGGAAAAATAGTCGTGTAGGACGCAGTGGTTCTTCTTTGTTTGCAGATCTTTATGCCTCACAAATTAATCAAAATTTACGCCTTGGTTTTGAGTGGCATGCGTTTAATGCAAACCGATGGTTTATGCAGCCTAGTATTGAGGCAAGAAGAGTGCGTGATGTTCAGCAAAAGTTTTTAGATTTAAACACATTTTATGAGCTTGGAGCTAGGCTTGACTCAAAAAGTACTTACTATTCTTTTAAAGCTGGGCCAGGTATCATTATTGAAAATACAGAAAAGGGTCCGTTTGATGGCTCAAAAGAGTTTGGTATTTTCCGTAGCTCACTTGAGATAACCAGCAACGACTTTGAAATTTTTCTTACTGAACCTCGCAGAGGTTACCAACTCAACTTCACATCATCTTTAATACTTGCCAGCAATAGAGAGTCTGTAGGAACCCAGCATTATAAAATTAGTGGCACGCGTTTATGGAATGTTTATAATTTTGGTCCACCAAAATATGTTTTTGGAGTACGTTTTGGTTTAGAGTCCGTTGTGTCTTCTCAATCCAATGTACGTAACTTCATACCTCAGCATTATTTTCAGTGGCTTGGTGGTGATACAAACGTAAGAGGCTTTAGTCGAAGAGAAATTCCAGATAATGATATTGGAGCATTATCAAGTATGTATGGTGGGAGCGAATTACGTTTTGTATCGTTTCTGGCCAATAAGGTAGACCCATTTATCTTTTTAGATTTTGGAATGATTGGGGATAGAAACTTTAAACTTAATTCTACTGTATATGGCTCACCTGGTTTGGGCTTTAGATACGATTCATTTATTGGAACTTTAAGGGCAACGGTTGCGCATGGCTTTGTGTTAGGGGATAGTGAAGATGTAGAACAACACCCACAGTTTTTTTTAAGCCTGGGAAGAGAGTTCTAATGAAACAATTTTTAAAGGCGATTTTATATTTTATACTATCTTTGATAGTAGCAGGCATTGCTTTTATTGCTACAGTATGGTTTTTTCCAAAAACTATTGTCAACAATACTGTTTTGCATTGGGGCTACCAGCAACAAGATTTGATTAAATTTGAACGCGGATTTCCTGAGAATTTGGAGCTTGATGTTTATAATGTTGGTTTTCTGAAAAAAGGAGTGAAGTTAAAGGTAAAAGACACTTGTATCTATACATCTAATAAACAAATTCAAACATGTTTAGATACGGTGGATATAAAGGTGCTTTTAGATTTTTCTGATTTTTCAATCAAGCTCTATTCTTTAGGGCCTGTTATCTTTCACGCGCATGATTTTAAATTTCTAAATCAACCCAATTCAAAACAGAAAAATAAAAAGCCCTTTGTAGT contains:
- a CDS encoding sodium:solute symporter family protein, with translation MGVIDLVILVIYLVTMLGVGFFFMRKNEGLDDYYVGSRKMSSFHVGLSVVATDVGGGFSIGLGGLGFAMGLSGSWMLFTGLVGAWIAAVFLIPKVKKLEETKKFYTFPQIFQHFFGNRVALIAALITTLGYIGFTSSQLLAGAKLASATFPSLDINTALFFMGTLAIVYTAIGGIKAVIYTDTAQWMILMAGLIFIGIPVSHYAIGGFDAVFAHLPNNHLSLTNVSWQTLVNWALTITPIWFVGMTLYQRIYACKDVKTAKRAWYIAGLLEYPVMAFMGIILGIYSRVALAQGMFTELGFAAGSMIDSELGMPLLLRTVLPSGLMGLVLAAYFSAILSTADSCLMAASGSVVSDFVKPKDEKKSLRFSQIATLVIGALSLLLAGIFENVLSLMLYSYSFMVSGLLIPLIGALFFNRRDPTAATLAMILGGGTTILFSLAPPFPVPFGLDANFMGIMLAAVLFFSISKKSTRP
- a CDS encoding histone deacetylase, coding for MDVFYHKNNYLDLNQFGIQIPSQGPQFQRIAQILETDKKHSPSIHDLEHDLSVVIQPEDVLRVHQQSYVDLLYGNETQKSDLVKACYELIKQDGSYHRYKPESAQLSLETLVSRALSQTQGLMYSLKHAIDNSGSTYYLGGGFHHAMDFGGRGFCILNDIVVALRWAQTTLGIQTAWVIDVDAHKGDGTAQITQHDGTIISLSIHMGDGWPLDHGDPETDPWFVASNIDIPIYSGEESQYLGKLKEGLSQMLSKYKKPDVVLIVQGADPYEHDALDSASKLNLSLELMLQRDACLHEFIEQLSVPFCYCSSGGYGPQSANVYLNFFKQVKQT
- a CDS encoding NAD-dependent succinate-semialdehyde dehydrogenase — encoded protein: MQSINPLNGDAIKSYEEFSDEKIEEIINTGHDQFLKWREVTLDQRCQMLFKVKERLLADKNKLAHLMTDEMGKTIAEGEAEIEKCAWVCEYYASRAKEFLKPLTVKTEFSSSEVYFSPIGLVLAIMPWNYPFWQVFRFAVPNLVAGNVAVLKHASNVSGCALAIEKIFKEAGYDEGCFKTLLVSSKKIKKIIENQKVRAVTLTGSTKAGKAVAELAGKNLKKTVLELGGSDPYIILNDADLDLAVKKSTESRLLNTGQSCIAAKRLIVMAEVYDEFMAKLKQEMSHKKMGDPKKQDTDIGPMARYDLRDELHKQVQESIEQGAQCILGGKIDSSNKGAFYPPTILTDVKKGMTAYSEELFGPVITVIKVNSVDEAINIANDSAYGLGSAIFSENIERAKTIATQKIDAGACFINDFVKSDPRLPFGGVKESGYGRELSEFGIREFMNKKTVCIK